A genomic window from Quercus lobata isolate SW786 chromosome 10, ValleyOak3.0 Primary Assembly, whole genome shotgun sequence includes:
- the LOC115964121 gene encoding oxysterol-binding protein-related protein 1C-like isoform X1, whose amino-acid sequence MHPLYRVTQVPDRTSTAAAAAAAAITPQSFSDLLNMPPPPHPNTPSLRSLSTHSFRISPDHSRLIKRSNSSALERSTRQTAPMSSLRDMDVVINDIVGSGISGVLYKWVNYGRGWRPRWFVLQDGVLSYYKIHGPDKIAVNHETERGSMVIGEESFRRLSRNNRTQSRLRKPVGEIHLKVCSIRESKSDERRFSVYTGTKKRLHLRAESREDRASWLEALKAVKDMFPRLYNAELMGPAVESKVISTEKLRQRLLDEGLSEATIQDSEDIMRSELLEMQKHLVILKQKQLLLIDALRHLETEKVDLENTLVDESQRQATEQGSSFRSKQDKYISEGSGSDSYDDIDRHEVEEETDDDVHAFFDTRDFLSSSSFKSIGSEFQKSPLDSDDEECLDSEDGVYSNLRSVGCPHVRRRKKLPEPVEKERGVSLWSIIKDNIGKDLTKVCLPVYFNEPLSSLQKCFEDLEYSYLLDQAYEWGKTGDSLMRILNVAAFAVSGYASTDGRTCKPFNPLLGETYEADYPDKGIRFISEKVSHHPMVLACHCEGRGWKFWGESNLKSKFWGRSIQLDPVGLLTLEFDDGEVFQWSKVTTSIYNLILGKLYCDHYGTMRIEGNCDYSCKLKFKEQSIIDRNPHQVQGIVQDKHGKTVATLIGKWDESMHYVIGDFSGKGKELDSLLETRPLLWKRSKPSKYPTRYNLTRFGITLNELTSGLKEKLPPTDSRLRPDQKCLENGEYEMANSEKLRLEQRQRQARKMQERGWKPRWFAKDKSSNTYCYIGGYWEAREKHNWEACPDIFGQLSNDQNVD is encoded by the exons ATGCACCCACTCTATCGCGTAACGCAAGTACCGGATCGCACCTccaccgccgccgccgccgccgccgccgctaTCACCCCTCAATCTTTCTCAGATTTACTAAACATGCCACCGCCGCCGCATCCCAATACGCCGTCGCTTCGATCGCTCTCCACTCACAGCTTCCGCATCAGCCCCGATCACAGCCGCCTGATCAAGCGGTCGAACTCCTCGGCGCTCGAGCGGTCCACGCGGCAAACGGCGCCCATGTCGTCGCTGCGAGACATGGACGTTGTGATAAACGACATCGTAGGGAGTGGAATCTCTGGGGTTCTGTACAAGTGGGTGAACTATGGCCGTGGATGGAGGCCACGGTGGTTCGTGTTGCAAGACGGTGTTCTCTCTTACTATAAAATCCACGGTCCCGATAAGATCGCGGTTAATCACGAAACAGAGCGCGGATCAATGGTGATCGGCGAAGAGTCGTTCCGCCGTCTCTCTAGGAATAACCGCACCCAATCCCGCCTCCGTAAACCCGTCGGAGAAATAcacctcaag GTGTGTTCGATTAGGGAGAGTAAGTCGGACGAGAGGAGGTTTTCAGTATACACGGGGACAAAGAAGAGGCTGCATTTGAGGGCAGAGAGTAGGGAGGACAGGGCATCATGGTTGGAGGCATTGAAGGCGGTTAAGGACATGTTCCCACGGTTGTATAATGCAGAGCTAATGGGGCCTGCTGTTGAGAGCAAGGTGATCTCCACGGAGAAGTTGAGGCAGCGTCTTTTGGACGAGGGGCTTAGTGAGGCCACCATCCAGGACAGTGAGGACATTATGAGGAGTGAGCTGTTGGAGATGCAAAAGCATCTTGTGATCCTCAAACAGAAGCAGTTGTTGCTCATTGATGCACTGCGTCACTTAGAG ACAGAAAAGGTTGACTTGGAGAACACACTTGTTGATGAAAGCCAAAGGCAAGCAACCGAGCAAGGATCTTCCTTTAGATCAAAGCAAGACAAATATATCAGCG AGGGAAGTGGAAGTGATTCTTATGATGACATTGACAGACATGAAGTAGAGGAAGAAACTGATGATGATGTCCATGCATTTTTTGATACTCGAGATTTTCTTTCATCAAGTTCTTTCAAAAGTATTGGATCTGAATTTCAGAAATCACCACTtgattctgatgatgaagagTGTCTTGACTCTGAAGATGGTGTCTATTCTAACCTGAGATCTGTTGGATGTCCTCATGTTAGGCGCCGTAAGAAATTGCCTGAACCagttgaaaaagagagaggggtCAGTCTTTGGtcaataatcaaagataatatTGGGAAGGATCTCACAAAAGTTTGTCTTCCAGTTTATTTTAATGAGCCCCTCTCTTCTCTACAGAAATGTTTTGAAGATCTTGAATACTCATACCTTCTAGATCAAGCTTATGAATGGGGTAAAACG GGTGATAGCCTTATGAGGATTCTGAATGTAGCAGCATTTGCGGTATCAGGGTATGCCTCTACAGATGGAAGAACTTGCAAGCCATTTAATCCACTATTGGGTGAGACGTATGAAGCAGATTATCCAGATAAAGGCATTCGTTTCATTTctgagaag GTCAGTCATCACCCAATGGTTCTTGCATGCCATTGTGAGGGGCGTGGCTGgaaattttggggagaaagcaatttaaaaagtaaattttggGGTCGTTCAATTCAGCTTGATCCTGTTGGTCTGTTGACTTTGGAATTTGATGATGGAGAAGTTTTTCAGTGGAGCAAG GTAACAACATCCATTTACAACctcattttaggaaaattgtACTGCGACCACTATGGTACAATGCGTATAGAGGGGAATTGTGACTACTCATGTAAGCTAAAATTCAAGGAGCAGTCAATCATTGATAGAAACCCTCACCAg GTACAAGGTATTGTCCAAGATAAGCATGGTAAAACAGTGGCAACTTTGATTGGGAAATGGGACGAGAGCATGCACTATGTAATAGGTGATTTCTCTGGGAAAGGGAAAGAATTAGATTCATTGTTAGAGACAAGGCCTTTACTTTGGAAGCGGAGCAAGCCATCCAAATATCCAACCAGATATAATCTAACACGCTTTGGCATTACGCTAAATGAGCTTACATCTGGACTTAAG GAGAAGTTACCACCAACAGATTCAAGACTCAGACCTGATCAGAAGTGTTTAGAGAATGGGGAGTATGAAATGGCTAATTCAGAGAAGTTGCGGCTAGAACAGAGACAGCGGCAG GCACGGAAGATGCAAGAGAGAGGATGGAAGCCGAGGTGGTTTGCCAAGGACAAAAGTAGCAATACGTACTGTTATATTGGTGGTTACTGGGAAGCAAGGGAAAAGCATAACTGGGAAGCATGCCCTGACATCTTTGGCCAGCTCTCAAATGATCAAAATGTTGACTAA
- the LOC115964121 gene encoding oxysterol-binding protein-related protein 1C-like isoform X3, protein MHPLYRVTQVPDRTSTAAAAAAAAITPQSFSDLLNMPPPPHPNTPSLRSLSTHSFRISPDHSRLIKRSNSSALERSTRQTAPMSSLRDMDVVINDIVGSGISGVLYKWVNYGRGWRPRWFVLQDGVLSYYKIHGPDKIAVNHETERGSMVIGEESFRRLSRNNRTQSRLRKPVGEIHLKVCSIRESKSDERRFSVYTGTKKRLHLRAESREDRASWLEALKAVKDMFPRLYNAELMGPAVESKVISTEKLRQRLLDEGLSEATIQDSEDIMRSELLEMQKHLVILKQKQLLLIDALRHLETEKVDLENTLVDESQRQATEQGSSFRSKQDKYISEGSGSDSYDDIDRHEVEEETDDDVHAFFDTRDFLSSSSFKSIGSEFQKSPLDSDDEECLDSEDGVYSNLRSVGCPHVRRRKKLPEPVEKERGVSLWSIIKDNIGKDLTKVCLPVYFNEPLSSLQKCFEDLEYSYLLDQAYEWGKTGDSLMRILNVAAFAVSGYASTDGRTCKPFNPLLGETYEADYPDKGIRFISEKVSHHPMVLACHCEGRGWKFWGESNLKSKFWGRSIQLDPVGLLTLEFDDGEVFQWSKVTTSIYNLILGKLYCDHYGTMRIEGNCDYSCKLKFKEQSIIDRNPHQVQGIVQDKHGKTVATLIGKWDESMHYVIGDFSGKGKELDSLLETRPLLWKRSKPSKYPTRYNLTRFGITLNELTSGLK, encoded by the exons ATGCACCCACTCTATCGCGTAACGCAAGTACCGGATCGCACCTccaccgccgccgccgccgccgccgccgctaTCACCCCTCAATCTTTCTCAGATTTACTAAACATGCCACCGCCGCCGCATCCCAATACGCCGTCGCTTCGATCGCTCTCCACTCACAGCTTCCGCATCAGCCCCGATCACAGCCGCCTGATCAAGCGGTCGAACTCCTCGGCGCTCGAGCGGTCCACGCGGCAAACGGCGCCCATGTCGTCGCTGCGAGACATGGACGTTGTGATAAACGACATCGTAGGGAGTGGAATCTCTGGGGTTCTGTACAAGTGGGTGAACTATGGCCGTGGATGGAGGCCACGGTGGTTCGTGTTGCAAGACGGTGTTCTCTCTTACTATAAAATCCACGGTCCCGATAAGATCGCGGTTAATCACGAAACAGAGCGCGGATCAATGGTGATCGGCGAAGAGTCGTTCCGCCGTCTCTCTAGGAATAACCGCACCCAATCCCGCCTCCGTAAACCCGTCGGAGAAATAcacctcaag GTGTGTTCGATTAGGGAGAGTAAGTCGGACGAGAGGAGGTTTTCAGTATACACGGGGACAAAGAAGAGGCTGCATTTGAGGGCAGAGAGTAGGGAGGACAGGGCATCATGGTTGGAGGCATTGAAGGCGGTTAAGGACATGTTCCCACGGTTGTATAATGCAGAGCTAATGGGGCCTGCTGTTGAGAGCAAGGTGATCTCCACGGAGAAGTTGAGGCAGCGTCTTTTGGACGAGGGGCTTAGTGAGGCCACCATCCAGGACAGTGAGGACATTATGAGGAGTGAGCTGTTGGAGATGCAAAAGCATCTTGTGATCCTCAAACAGAAGCAGTTGTTGCTCATTGATGCACTGCGTCACTTAGAG ACAGAAAAGGTTGACTTGGAGAACACACTTGTTGATGAAAGCCAAAGGCAAGCAACCGAGCAAGGATCTTCCTTTAGATCAAAGCAAGACAAATATATCAGCG AGGGAAGTGGAAGTGATTCTTATGATGACATTGACAGACATGAAGTAGAGGAAGAAACTGATGATGATGTCCATGCATTTTTTGATACTCGAGATTTTCTTTCATCAAGTTCTTTCAAAAGTATTGGATCTGAATTTCAGAAATCACCACTtgattctgatgatgaagagTGTCTTGACTCTGAAGATGGTGTCTATTCTAACCTGAGATCTGTTGGATGTCCTCATGTTAGGCGCCGTAAGAAATTGCCTGAACCagttgaaaaagagagaggggtCAGTCTTTGGtcaataatcaaagataatatTGGGAAGGATCTCACAAAAGTTTGTCTTCCAGTTTATTTTAATGAGCCCCTCTCTTCTCTACAGAAATGTTTTGAAGATCTTGAATACTCATACCTTCTAGATCAAGCTTATGAATGGGGTAAAACG GGTGATAGCCTTATGAGGATTCTGAATGTAGCAGCATTTGCGGTATCAGGGTATGCCTCTACAGATGGAAGAACTTGCAAGCCATTTAATCCACTATTGGGTGAGACGTATGAAGCAGATTATCCAGATAAAGGCATTCGTTTCATTTctgagaag GTCAGTCATCACCCAATGGTTCTTGCATGCCATTGTGAGGGGCGTGGCTGgaaattttggggagaaagcaatttaaaaagtaaattttggGGTCGTTCAATTCAGCTTGATCCTGTTGGTCTGTTGACTTTGGAATTTGATGATGGAGAAGTTTTTCAGTGGAGCAAG GTAACAACATCCATTTACAACctcattttaggaaaattgtACTGCGACCACTATGGTACAATGCGTATAGAGGGGAATTGTGACTACTCATGTAAGCTAAAATTCAAGGAGCAGTCAATCATTGATAGAAACCCTCACCAg GTACAAGGTATTGTCCAAGATAAGCATGGTAAAACAGTGGCAACTTTGATTGGGAAATGGGACGAGAGCATGCACTATGTAATAGGTGATTTCTCTGGGAAAGGGAAAGAATTAGATTCATTGTTAGAGACAAGGCCTTTACTTTGGAAGCGGAGCAAGCCATCCAAATATCCAACCAGATATAATCTAACACGCTTTGGCATTACGCTAAATGAGCTTACATCTGGACTTAAG TGA
- the LOC115964121 gene encoding oxysterol-binding protein-related protein 1C-like isoform X4: MHPLYRVTQVPDRTSTAAAAAAAAITPQSFSDLLNMPPPPHPNTPSLRSLSTHSFRISPDHSRLIKRSNSSALERSTRQTAPMSSLRDMDVVINDIVGSGISGVLYKWVNYGRGWRPRWFVLQDGVLSYYKIHGPDKIAVNHETERGSMVIGEESFRRLSRNNRTQSRLRKPVGEIHLKVCSIRESKSDERRFSVYTGTKKRLHLRAESREDRASWLEALKAVKDMFPRLYNAELMGPAVESKVISTEKLRQRLLDEGLSEATIQDSEDIMRSELLEMQKHLVILKQKQLLLIDALRHLETEKVDLENTLVDESQRQATEQGSSFRSKQDKYISEGSGSDSYDDIDRHEVEEETDDDVHAFFDTRDFLSSSSFKSIGSEFQKSPLDSDDEECLDSEDGVYSNLRSVGCPHVRRRKKLPEPVEKERGVSLWSIIKDNIGKDLTKVCLPVYFNEPLSSLQKCFEDLEYSYLLDQAYEWGKTGDSLMRILNVAAFAVSGYASTDGRTCKPFNPLLGETYEADYPDKGIRFISEKVSHHPMVLACHCEGRGWKFWGESNLKSKFWGRSIQLDPVGLLTLEFDDGEVFQWSKVTTSIYNLILGKLYCDHYGTMRIEGNCDYSCKLKFKEQSIIDRNPHQLHCRYKVLSKISMVKQWQL; this comes from the exons ATGCACCCACTCTATCGCGTAACGCAAGTACCGGATCGCACCTccaccgccgccgccgccgccgccgccgctaTCACCCCTCAATCTTTCTCAGATTTACTAAACATGCCACCGCCGCCGCATCCCAATACGCCGTCGCTTCGATCGCTCTCCACTCACAGCTTCCGCATCAGCCCCGATCACAGCCGCCTGATCAAGCGGTCGAACTCCTCGGCGCTCGAGCGGTCCACGCGGCAAACGGCGCCCATGTCGTCGCTGCGAGACATGGACGTTGTGATAAACGACATCGTAGGGAGTGGAATCTCTGGGGTTCTGTACAAGTGGGTGAACTATGGCCGTGGATGGAGGCCACGGTGGTTCGTGTTGCAAGACGGTGTTCTCTCTTACTATAAAATCCACGGTCCCGATAAGATCGCGGTTAATCACGAAACAGAGCGCGGATCAATGGTGATCGGCGAAGAGTCGTTCCGCCGTCTCTCTAGGAATAACCGCACCCAATCCCGCCTCCGTAAACCCGTCGGAGAAATAcacctcaag GTGTGTTCGATTAGGGAGAGTAAGTCGGACGAGAGGAGGTTTTCAGTATACACGGGGACAAAGAAGAGGCTGCATTTGAGGGCAGAGAGTAGGGAGGACAGGGCATCATGGTTGGAGGCATTGAAGGCGGTTAAGGACATGTTCCCACGGTTGTATAATGCAGAGCTAATGGGGCCTGCTGTTGAGAGCAAGGTGATCTCCACGGAGAAGTTGAGGCAGCGTCTTTTGGACGAGGGGCTTAGTGAGGCCACCATCCAGGACAGTGAGGACATTATGAGGAGTGAGCTGTTGGAGATGCAAAAGCATCTTGTGATCCTCAAACAGAAGCAGTTGTTGCTCATTGATGCACTGCGTCACTTAGAG ACAGAAAAGGTTGACTTGGAGAACACACTTGTTGATGAAAGCCAAAGGCAAGCAACCGAGCAAGGATCTTCCTTTAGATCAAAGCAAGACAAATATATCAGCG AGGGAAGTGGAAGTGATTCTTATGATGACATTGACAGACATGAAGTAGAGGAAGAAACTGATGATGATGTCCATGCATTTTTTGATACTCGAGATTTTCTTTCATCAAGTTCTTTCAAAAGTATTGGATCTGAATTTCAGAAATCACCACTtgattctgatgatgaagagTGTCTTGACTCTGAAGATGGTGTCTATTCTAACCTGAGATCTGTTGGATGTCCTCATGTTAGGCGCCGTAAGAAATTGCCTGAACCagttgaaaaagagagaggggtCAGTCTTTGGtcaataatcaaagataatatTGGGAAGGATCTCACAAAAGTTTGTCTTCCAGTTTATTTTAATGAGCCCCTCTCTTCTCTACAGAAATGTTTTGAAGATCTTGAATACTCATACCTTCTAGATCAAGCTTATGAATGGGGTAAAACG GGTGATAGCCTTATGAGGATTCTGAATGTAGCAGCATTTGCGGTATCAGGGTATGCCTCTACAGATGGAAGAACTTGCAAGCCATTTAATCCACTATTGGGTGAGACGTATGAAGCAGATTATCCAGATAAAGGCATTCGTTTCATTTctgagaag GTCAGTCATCACCCAATGGTTCTTGCATGCCATTGTGAGGGGCGTGGCTGgaaattttggggagaaagcaatttaaaaagtaaattttggGGTCGTTCAATTCAGCTTGATCCTGTTGGTCTGTTGACTTTGGAATTTGATGATGGAGAAGTTTTTCAGTGGAGCAAG GTAACAACATCCATTTACAACctcattttaggaaaattgtACTGCGACCACTATGGTACAATGCGTATAGAGGGGAATTGTGACTACTCATGTAAGCTAAAATTCAAGGAGCAGTCAATCATTGATAGAAACCCTCACCAg TTGCATTGCAGGTACAAGGTATTGTCCAAGATAAGCATGGTAAAACAGTGGCAACTTTGA
- the LOC115964121 gene encoding oxysterol-binding protein-related protein 1C-like isoform X2, whose translation MHPLYRVTQVPDRTSTAAAAAAAAITPQSFSDLLNMPPPPHPNTPSLRSLSTHSFRISPDHSRLIKRSNSSALERSTRQTAPMSSLRDMDVVINDIVGSGISGVLYKWVNYGRGWRPRWFVLQDGVLSYYKIHGPDKIAVNHETERGSMVIGEESFRRLSRNNRTQSRLRKPVGEIHLKVCSIRESKSDERRFSVYTGTKKRLHLRAESREDRASWLEALKAVKDMFPRLYNAELMGPAVESKVISTEKLRQRLLDEGLSEATIQDSEDIMRSELLEMQKHLVILKQKQLLLIDALRHLETEKVDLENTLVDESQRQATEQGSSFRSKQDKYISEGSGSDSYDDIDRHEVEEETDDDVHAFFDTRDFLSSSSFKSIGSEFQKSPLDSDDEECLDSEDGVYSNLRSVGCPHVRRRKKLPEPVEKERGKCFEDLEYSYLLDQAYEWGKTGDSLMRILNVAAFAVSGYASTDGRTCKPFNPLLGETYEADYPDKGIRFISEKVSHHPMVLACHCEGRGWKFWGESNLKSKFWGRSIQLDPVGLLTLEFDDGEVFQWSKVTTSIYNLILGKLYCDHYGTMRIEGNCDYSCKLKFKEQSIIDRNPHQVQGIVQDKHGKTVATLIGKWDESMHYVIGDFSGKGKELDSLLETRPLLWKRSKPSKYPTRYNLTRFGITLNELTSGLKEKLPPTDSRLRPDQKCLENGEYEMANSEKLRLEQRQRQARKMQERGWKPRWFAKDKSSNTYCYIGGYWEAREKHNWEACPDIFGQLSNDQNVD comes from the exons ATGCACCCACTCTATCGCGTAACGCAAGTACCGGATCGCACCTccaccgccgccgccgccgccgccgccgctaTCACCCCTCAATCTTTCTCAGATTTACTAAACATGCCACCGCCGCCGCATCCCAATACGCCGTCGCTTCGATCGCTCTCCACTCACAGCTTCCGCATCAGCCCCGATCACAGCCGCCTGATCAAGCGGTCGAACTCCTCGGCGCTCGAGCGGTCCACGCGGCAAACGGCGCCCATGTCGTCGCTGCGAGACATGGACGTTGTGATAAACGACATCGTAGGGAGTGGAATCTCTGGGGTTCTGTACAAGTGGGTGAACTATGGCCGTGGATGGAGGCCACGGTGGTTCGTGTTGCAAGACGGTGTTCTCTCTTACTATAAAATCCACGGTCCCGATAAGATCGCGGTTAATCACGAAACAGAGCGCGGATCAATGGTGATCGGCGAAGAGTCGTTCCGCCGTCTCTCTAGGAATAACCGCACCCAATCCCGCCTCCGTAAACCCGTCGGAGAAATAcacctcaag GTGTGTTCGATTAGGGAGAGTAAGTCGGACGAGAGGAGGTTTTCAGTATACACGGGGACAAAGAAGAGGCTGCATTTGAGGGCAGAGAGTAGGGAGGACAGGGCATCATGGTTGGAGGCATTGAAGGCGGTTAAGGACATGTTCCCACGGTTGTATAATGCAGAGCTAATGGGGCCTGCTGTTGAGAGCAAGGTGATCTCCACGGAGAAGTTGAGGCAGCGTCTTTTGGACGAGGGGCTTAGTGAGGCCACCATCCAGGACAGTGAGGACATTATGAGGAGTGAGCTGTTGGAGATGCAAAAGCATCTTGTGATCCTCAAACAGAAGCAGTTGTTGCTCATTGATGCACTGCGTCACTTAGAG ACAGAAAAGGTTGACTTGGAGAACACACTTGTTGATGAAAGCCAAAGGCAAGCAACCGAGCAAGGATCTTCCTTTAGATCAAAGCAAGACAAATATATCAGCG AGGGAAGTGGAAGTGATTCTTATGATGACATTGACAGACATGAAGTAGAGGAAGAAACTGATGATGATGTCCATGCATTTTTTGATACTCGAGATTTTCTTTCATCAAGTTCTTTCAAAAGTATTGGATCTGAATTTCAGAAATCACCACTtgattctgatgatgaagagTGTCTTGACTCTGAAGATGGTGTCTATTCTAACCTGAGATCTGTTGGATGTCCTCATGTTAGGCGCCGTAAGAAATTGCCTGAACCagttgaaaaagagagaggg AAATGTTTTGAAGATCTTGAATACTCATACCTTCTAGATCAAGCTTATGAATGGGGTAAAACG GGTGATAGCCTTATGAGGATTCTGAATGTAGCAGCATTTGCGGTATCAGGGTATGCCTCTACAGATGGAAGAACTTGCAAGCCATTTAATCCACTATTGGGTGAGACGTATGAAGCAGATTATCCAGATAAAGGCATTCGTTTCATTTctgagaag GTCAGTCATCACCCAATGGTTCTTGCATGCCATTGTGAGGGGCGTGGCTGgaaattttggggagaaagcaatttaaaaagtaaattttggGGTCGTTCAATTCAGCTTGATCCTGTTGGTCTGTTGACTTTGGAATTTGATGATGGAGAAGTTTTTCAGTGGAGCAAG GTAACAACATCCATTTACAACctcattttaggaaaattgtACTGCGACCACTATGGTACAATGCGTATAGAGGGGAATTGTGACTACTCATGTAAGCTAAAATTCAAGGAGCAGTCAATCATTGATAGAAACCCTCACCAg GTACAAGGTATTGTCCAAGATAAGCATGGTAAAACAGTGGCAACTTTGATTGGGAAATGGGACGAGAGCATGCACTATGTAATAGGTGATTTCTCTGGGAAAGGGAAAGAATTAGATTCATTGTTAGAGACAAGGCCTTTACTTTGGAAGCGGAGCAAGCCATCCAAATATCCAACCAGATATAATCTAACACGCTTTGGCATTACGCTAAATGAGCTTACATCTGGACTTAAG GAGAAGTTACCACCAACAGATTCAAGACTCAGACCTGATCAGAAGTGTTTAGAGAATGGGGAGTATGAAATGGCTAATTCAGAGAAGTTGCGGCTAGAACAGAGACAGCGGCAG GCACGGAAGATGCAAGAGAGAGGATGGAAGCCGAGGTGGTTTGCCAAGGACAAAAGTAGCAATACGTACTGTTATATTGGTGGTTACTGGGAAGCAAGGGAAAAGCATAACTGGGAAGCATGCCCTGACATCTTTGGCCAGCTCTCAAATGATCAAAATGTTGACTAA